The region TGCATCGAGCCGGGCGCGTCGAGTCAAGCTATGCGACGAAGCGGGAACGGCGTCGGCGTCCGACCAGATAGCCGACGCCCCCGAGGAGCAGAAGTGCACCGCCAACGCTGGCCACGGTCGCGGTGTTGGCACCGGTCAGAGGCAGTCCACCGCCGTCGCCGCCGGAGGCGCCCAGGCTCGCGGAGGGAGTAGACGTCGGTACATCGGTTGGCGTCGCGCTGGGCGTGGCGCTGGGCGTGGCGCTGGGCGTCGGGGTGGGCTGAGACGCGCAGTCAAGCGCCCGTGCGGTGTACAGGCCGTCGTTCAGATAGGCGAGGTAGATGTCGATGGCCGCATCGGCGAGCACCTTCTGCGCGGCCGCTTCCACGTTGGGGCCAGCGCTCGTCAACGTCCGGACCACGGTGACCCGCAGAGCCACCGACCAGACTTTCTGCACGTCCGTCTTGAGGAATGCCCGGAGTTCGTCCGGGGTGCCCTTCAGCTGATCCTGTATTGCATCTGGTAGAACGGGCAACGAGTCGCCGGTTGCCGCAGCCAGGATCTGGGCGGTCAACACCCGAATCTCCTGGTCGGTGGCGGCGTCCAAATCAATGGTGACGAGCTTGCGGATGTCCTCGTACACCTCGCGCTCGACCGTTTGGCACGTCTCGTTCAGTCCAGGCGATTCGAGCTGAGCAGCTGCCGGTGTCGCCGGAACCAGGAAGGCCAGCGCTATCAGGGCGCCGGCCGGGATCTTCCATCGCATGTGGATATTGCTCCCCCGGTTGTAGATCAAAGCATGGAGATACTAGCCGTCGATGGGATGACCTATCGCCCCCGGCGTCTCAGCGCGGTACGAATGCAGCCTCTGGTCAGGCGGGGGTGAGGAGACAGAACTCGTTGCCTTCCGGGTCGGCGAGGACCTTCCACGGAATGTCGGCCTGGCCCAGGTCGATCACGGTGGCACCGAGAGCGCTCAGTCTGGTCGCCTCGGCTTCCAGGTCGTCGTCTGGGTAGGGGCGGACGTCGAGGTGGACGCGGTTCCATCCGGTCTTCGCGTCGGGTGTCCGGATGAACTCCAGGTATGGTCCGACGCCCTTGCCGGAGCGCAGCACCGCATAGCGGTCGGTCACGTCGTGCAGAGTCCAGTCGGTGGCCTGTCCCCAGAACTGCGCCATGGCACGCGGATCCGCGCAGTCGACCACGACTGCGGCGATCGGTCCGGTGTCCCGGTAGATCGCTCGGGGTTCCAACACGCAGAACTCGTTGCCCTCCGGGTCGGCCAGGACCGTCCACGGAACGTCGCCCTGGCCGACGTCGGCAGGGGTTGCGCCGAGATCCGTCAGGCGCGCGACCAGCTGCGCCTGATGGGAAGCCGAGGTGGTGGCGAGGTCGACGTGTACCCGGTTCTTCACCGTCTTGGGTTCCGCGGAGACGACGAGGTCGAGGCAGACAGCGACAGGGTCGGGGTAGACGAAGCCCTCGGGTTCGAGGTTGGTCACGCCGGGTTCCTCGCTGGAAACTCCCCAGCCGAGCGCCTCCGCCCAGAAACCGCCCAGTGCGGAGTCGTCCCGAGCCTTCATGTTGATCTGCACGAGCCTCGTTGGCATGCCGACGATGCTAGAGCGTGTTCCGCGTCGGCAGTACCGACTAACGCCCCCGTGGGGTGCATGCGTTTACTCGGCTGGAACGGGATGCGGGAGGCGGCTGCGGCATCAGTGTGCCTGGCCACCCGTTGGACGAAAGCCGGCTTCACCCTGAGCGCGTCGACCTCGCCGAGACGGCGATCAGGGGGGAAGTGCCCCTCCCCAGGCCGCTGCGGTAAAGACCTGTCGGACTTTGCGTGGCGCTTGTCATGATCCGCGGGCCGGTGGGGCAGCCTTGGTCAGTCCGTGTGCTCGACGTCGGGCGAGGGCTGGGCGGTGTCGGGTCGTGCCTCCGGCAGGTGTTCCATCAGCTTGGTGAGCGCGCCGTTGGCGAAGGTGGCGCCCAGCGCCGAGCCGGCCCCGATGGTCCAGCCGACCGGCCCGAGCGGCGTACAACCGAAGAACTGGCTCACCCCCGGCGTCTGTACTACCACGACCAGCACCCCCAGCGACGCCGCCGTGGACGCCAGCACGGTCGGGCTGGTGCCCCCGGCCAGGATGGTCTGCCCGAGCTGGGTGCCGACCAGGGACACCAGGGCGACGGTTCCGGCCCGCTGACGACGTCCGGTGTACCGGGCCAACGTCCAGCCCACGGTCGCGCCCAGCGTGGTGGCTGTCGCCCGCAGCCCGATCTCCCTGGTGAGGCTCTCCCCGAGCGCCGCGTCCGGGCCCTCCCGGAGCAGCCTGTCGGTGCGGTCCGACGCGGGTGGCCGGACCGCGATGGCCAGCGCCGGCGCCAGGTCGGTGAGCAGGTTGACCAGCAGCAGTTGTCGCCCGGTGAGCGCGGAACGACCGGTCGCCGCGGCGGTGAGCACGCTGAACGCGATCTCGCCCAGGTTGCCGCCGACCAGGATGCTGAGCGCGTGGCGCACCGACGACCACATCGCCCGCCCCTCCACCAGGGTCGCGATGATGGTCTCCAAGCGGTCGTCGGTGACCACCAGGTCGGCGGCGGCACGCGCCGCCGGGGTACCCCGTTGGCCGAGGGCGATGCCGACGTCGGCCAGCCGGATCGCCGGAGCGTCGTTGGCCCCGTCGCCGGTCATCGCGACGGTCCGCCCGCACTTCTGCAACGCCTGGATGATCCGCACCTTGTGGGCCGGCGTGCAGCGAGCCACCACGTCGGTGTTGGCCAGCCGGTCAGCGAGCGCGTCGTCCTCCAACTGGTCGAGTTCACCGGCGGTGACCACGCGCTGCTCGTCGTGATCGCTGATGGTGGCGGCGATCGCCTCGGCGGTGGCCGGATGATCGCCGGTGATCATGATGGTGTGCACGCCGGCCTGCCGGATCCGGCGCACCGCCGGGGCGGCGCTCTCCCGAACCCCGTCCGCGAGGGCCAGGAAGCCCACGAAGGTCAGCCCTCGCACGCCGGAGTCGGTCACCTTCGGGTCGTCCACCGCGCATTCCGCGACGGCCAGGATCCGATTTCCCGCCCCGGCCCGGTCGGCGAGCATCCGCTCCAGCTCCGCGCGCCCGGCGTCGTCCAGCGGCTGCTGGCTGCCGTCCATGCGCCGTGCCGAACAGCGCGGCAGCACCGTCTCCGGAGCACCCTTGACACTCAACAGCAGGTGGCCGTCGGTCTCGCCGATGCTCGCGTGGTAGCCGCGGGACGGCTCGAACGGAAGCCCGCCGGCGGCCCGCCAACCGGGAGCGCCGGTCTGCTCCACCACCCCGGCCTCCCCGGCACCCCGCCGGACCGCCCGGTCGGTCTGCAACGCCAGCTCCTCCGGGTTCGCCGCGGCGGGAGTGGCCCGCAGCGCCGCGGCCAGCGTCATCTGGAGTCGGTCGTCCAGCCGGTCCACCGGGGCGTACCGGTCGCCGGCGCTGTCACCGACACCGGCCAGCAGCAACTGCCCCTCGGTGAGGGTGCCGGTCTTGTCGAAGCAGAGCACGTCCACCCGGCCCAGCGCCTCGATGGTGCGCGGGTTGCGGACCAACGCGCCGTGCTCGGCGAGGCGTCGGGCGGCGGCCAGCTGCGCCGCACTCACCAGGAACGGCAGCCCTTCCGGCACCGACGCCACGGCGAGGTTCGCGGCGGTCGCCGCCGTCTCGGCCAGGGGTACGCCCCGAAGCAGCCCCGCGCCCGCCACCGCCACCGCGGAGCCGGCGGCCAACGGGATGGCCATGCTGGTCAGCGATCCGAGCCGGGCTTCCACTCCACTGGCCGGCGGTGCCTGCTTGACCAGGGCGAGGCTACGGCCGGATTCGGTGTCCGAGCCGGTCGCCACCACGACGGCAGTGCCGTGCCCGGCGGCGACTGTCGTTCCCTCGTAGAGCATCGAGTGTCGGTCCGCGATCGCGGCGGCCACCACCGGCCGGTTGGACTTCGCGACCGGCAACGACTCGCCGGTCAACGACGATTCGTCCGCCTCCAGGCCCACCGATTCGAGCACCCGGCAGTCGGCGGGAACCGAGTCGCCCGGTTCGAGGGCGATGACGTCTCCGAGGACCAGGTCTCCGGCCGCGACCACCTGCTCGGCCCCGTCGCGACGGACCCGTGCGGTCACCGCCGAACGGGACAGCAACTCCGCCAGCGACCGTTCCGTGTTCCGTTCGTGCACCGCGCCGATCAGCGCGGAGCCACCGACCACGCTGCCCACCAGCGCGGCGTCGACCAACGATCCGAACGACGCGGAGAGCACCGCCCCGGCCACCAGCACCGGGGTGAGCGGGTTGGACAACTCGTCCACGAAGGCCCGCAGCAGCCCACCGCTCCCCGGTCCGGCATCGCCGTTTCCGCCGGTGCCCTGGTGCCGGCGCTGCGCCTCCGCGCTGGCCAGTCCGTCCGGCGTGGTGCGCAGGTGGTCGAGCACTGTGCCGACGGGCATCAGGTGCCAGGCGGTCGTGACCGGTGCCGGGGTGTCCGACTGGTCGTGCAACCGGCGGGCCTGCCAGACCCCGTTCGCGAAGGCCAACCCGGCCGCGCCGTTCACCGCGACGAGCGACCGGCCGGGCAGTTCGGTCGGCGGGGCCGTGAACGCGCCCAGCGCTCCGAGACCGGTGCCGGCCATGGCGAGTCGGATGTTCTGCTGGGCCGTACGCCGAGCCACCCCGGTCGCCTCGATCACCAGGGTCACCACCCGCAGGTCGGCACCGACCAACAGGTGCGCGCCCCACGGCGGCAGGTCCTCCGGCGTGGCGAACCCGAGACCGCAGTCGGACGCGCCGAGCGCCCTGCGGTTCGCGGAAAGGAGCATCACCACCGCACCGTCGCGCTGCAACGCGCGTACCGACTCGGCCAGCCGGTCCCCACCGGGCAGCATCGCGTCGGCGAAGCCGTACCGCTCCTCGTCACCGCCCGCGACGACCAGTCGCAGGCCGGCCTGCCGCGCGGCGGCCGGCAGTCCGGCGACACCGGGTGCGGGTTCCGGCTCGACCCGCAACAGGGCGGCGAGTCGGTCACCGTGGGCGAGGCCGAGCAGTTGGCCGCCGGCCGAGCGCAGTCGATCGCCGTCCGGGACGTTGTCGGGATCGTGAGCTGGCATCTGGTCCAGCGGTCCGAGCTGCCAGCCGTCCGACCTCCGGAAGGCGGCCGGATCGTCGGGGTCGAACAGCGCGAAGGCCCGCTCCGCCACCTGGTCGACGTCCGCTCCGGTCGCCGGTGCCAGATCAGCCAGTACGCCCCGATCCGAGCCGAGCACCGCAGCGTCCAGCACGAGCGTGTCGATCCGGTCCAACTCCCGCAGCACACTGCGGTCCATCGCGATCACCCCGCGCCGGGCCAGCATCCTGCCGAGTTGGGCGGCGTACCCCTCGCGTCCGCTGCCGGGCGCCTTCGGTAGCGCGGACAGGCCCAGCGCGGCGGCCCGCTTGCGCCCGGCGACGGGCACCGCCGCCGCACCGGCCGCCGTGCCGGCGGCGAGCATCCGATTGATGTACCGCTCGACCGGGCCGTGCGGCTTCGGTCGGGGACGGTCGACTACCGGCCACCGGGCGACGGCGCGCTCGGGGTCGCCGGTCAACCGCGGTTCGGCGCTCTCCCAGGCGGAGAGCTGGGCCCGGTCCTCGCCCCACTGCACGAGACGTTGGGCGCCGTCGAGGACGATGCCGTTCCAGCGGCCGGTCAGGCCCTGCACCACCGCCTCGGCCAGGGGAAAGAGGACCTCCGCGCGCGGGTCGGAGCGCAACGTCTTGCCGAGGAGCGCGTGCAGCTTCGGTTGCAGGTCGACCGCCGACAGCGCGCCGGCCACCTCACCGGGTAACGGTGCGAACGGCAGGACCCGGGTGGCCGCCCAGAGGGTCAGACCCAGCGCGTCCGACGCGAGCGCGCCGAGGGTGCGCGGGTTGCGTGGGCCTTCCTCGGGCGGGTGTGGGGGTGGGATCTCGGGGTCGGGCTCGTGGTCGCAGGTCCGCTCGACCCGGCTGATCGTGGCGATGAGGTCACCCAGATCCGGTTCGGGGGCCTGCACGGCCACCACCACCCGCCCGGATGGGGCGTTCACCCTGGCCCAGGCCACCCCGGGCATCCGCTCCAGCGCGCCCTCCACCTGCCGGGCGAGCTGGTCGCCGCCATCCTGGCACACGCCGTGCACCTCGATGTGGTGCCGACCGGGTCGGGACCAGACCCGACGCCGGGCGAGCCCGACCGACCGGGCGAGTCGGGTCGCGGCCGACCCGACGGTCCGGGACGCCGCGCCGACAAGGTGTGGCACGCCGAAGGACGGCAGGATACGGCCGGCAGCGCGACCCGCCGCCGTCATCGAGGCGTACGGCTGGACGGGCGCCGGCCCGGCTTCCTGTTGTTGCTGGTGCTGACCTTGGCCATCTTGTCCTCCCACGCCGCACGTCCGGCGGCCTGGCTTCCCGACCTGACGTCCGTTATGCCCCCTGAGTGGCGGAACTTTGTGTCGAGGCCGGCGCATGGACGGGGTGGGGCGTGGAATCCGACGACCATCACCGGACACGGGGAGGCCGGAATGAGCACGCTGACGCGACACCTCAACGGCTCGCACGAGAACGTCCAGATGTACCAGCGACGAGTCGAGCTGCCGATGCTGGGTGAGGTGGCGGTGCCGCCACC is a window of Micromonospora sp. WMMD961 DNA encoding:
- a CDS encoding LPXTG cell wall anchor domain-containing protein — its product is MRWKIPAGALIALAFLVPATPAAAQLESPGLNETCQTVEREVYEDIRKLVTIDLDAATDQEIRVLTAQILAAATGDSLPVLPDAIQDQLKGTPDELRAFLKTDVQKVWSVALRVTVVRTLTSAGPNVEAAAQKVLADAAIDIYLAYLNDGLYTARALDCASQPTPTPSATPSATPSATPTDVPTSTPSASLGASGGDGGGLPLTGANTATVASVGGALLLLGGVGYLVGRRRRSRFVA
- a CDS encoding cation-translocating P-type ATPase, with the translated sequence MTAAGRAAGRILPSFGVPHLVGAASRTVGSAATRLARSVGLARRRVWSRPGRHHIEVHGVCQDGGDQLARQVEGALERMPGVAWARVNAPSGRVVVAVQAPEPDLGDLIATISRVERTCDHEPDPEIPPPHPPEEGPRNPRTLGALASDALGLTLWAATRVLPFAPLPGEVAGALSAVDLQPKLHALLGKTLRSDPRAEVLFPLAEAVVQGLTGRWNGIVLDGAQRLVQWGEDRAQLSAWESAEPRLTGDPERAVARWPVVDRPRPKPHGPVERYINRMLAAGTAAGAAAVPVAGRKRAAALGLSALPKAPGSGREGYAAQLGRMLARRGVIAMDRSVLRELDRIDTLVLDAAVLGSDRGVLADLAPATGADVDQVAERAFALFDPDDPAAFRRSDGWQLGPLDQMPAHDPDNVPDGDRLRSAGGQLLGLAHGDRLAALLRVEPEPAPGVAGLPAAARQAGLRLVVAGGDEERYGFADAMLPGGDRLAESVRALQRDGAVVMLLSANRRALGASDCGLGFATPEDLPPWGAHLLVGADLRVVTLVIEATGVARRTAQQNIRLAMAGTGLGALGAFTAPPTELPGRSLVAVNGAAGLAFANGVWQARRLHDQSDTPAPVTTAWHLMPVGTVLDHLRTTPDGLASAEAQRRHQGTGGNGDAGPGSGGLLRAFVDELSNPLTPVLVAGAVLSASFGSLVDAALVGSVVGGSALIGAVHERNTERSLAELLSRSAVTARVRRDGAEQVVAAGDLVLGDVIALEPGDSVPADCRVLESVGLEADESSLTGESLPVAKSNRPVVAAAIADRHSMLYEGTTVAAGHGTAVVVATGSDTESGRSLALVKQAPPASGVEARLGSLTSMAIPLAAGSAVAVAGAGLLRGVPLAETAATAANLAVASVPEGLPFLVSAAQLAAARRLAEHGALVRNPRTIEALGRVDVLCFDKTGTLTEGQLLLAGVGDSAGDRYAPVDRLDDRLQMTLAAALRATPAAANPEELALQTDRAVRRGAGEAGVVEQTGAPGWRAAGGLPFEPSRGYHASIGETDGHLLLSVKGAPETVLPRCSARRMDGSQQPLDDAGRAELERMLADRAGAGNRILAVAECAVDDPKVTDSGVRGLTFVGFLALADGVRESAAPAVRRIRQAGVHTIMITGDHPATAEAIAATISDHDEQRVVTAGELDQLEDDALADRLANTDVVARCTPAHKVRIIQALQKCGRTVAMTGDGANDAPAIRLADVGIALGQRGTPAARAAADLVVTDDRLETIIATLVEGRAMWSSVRHALSILVGGNLGEIAFSVLTAAATGRSALTGRQLLLVNLLTDLAPALAIAVRPPASDRTDRLLREGPDAALGESLTREIGLRATATTLGATVGWTLARYTGRRQRAGTVALVSLVGTQLGQTILAGGTSPTVLASTAASLGVLVVVVQTPGVSQFFGCTPLGPVGWTIGAGSALGATFANGALTKLMEHLPEARPDTAQPSPDVEHTD
- a CDS encoding VOC family protein, translated to MPTRLVQINMKARDDSALGGFWAEALGWGVSSEEPGVTNLEPEGFVYPDPVAVCLDLVVSAEPKTVKNRVHVDLATTSASHQAQLVARLTDLGATPADVGQGDVPWTVLADPEGNEFCVLEPRAIYRDTGPIAAVVVDCADPRAMAQFWGQATDWTLHDVTDRYAVLRSGKGVGPYLEFIRTPDAKTGWNRVHLDVRPYPDDDLEAEATRLSALGATVIDLGQADIPWKVLADPEGNEFCLLTPA